One genomic window of Campylobacter curvus includes the following:
- a CDS encoding DUF2156 domain-containing protein codes for MLVIGENALYKFDIDSKEIMEKYLCELGEELEVDISDYTFAANYIWLSNVSGFYAIVSECFCLFAMSGSELSMLLPPIGRLKNLKTAIEKCFEIMNQNNSSRHFSHIDYVAECILEKFAVSIDESANIFDVFEDYLFEKRLADYIYKAENLIELKGNSYHTKRTEINKFKNTYPNFSIQTLAPEKHKDEIIELSNKWAKERMKYMPKEQADAFMEGIYQEHAAIKRMLDHYDKLELIGIVLYIDGVMQGFTVGERINEGVASVILEKTNFEVLGCAQFIFREFSKILKSEYGCEFINVGDDMGFENLKKVKMSYRPERLDIKYTIFQK; via the coding sequence ATGCTCGTAATCGGCGAAAACGCCCTTTATAAATTCGACATCGATTCAAAAGAAATAATGGAAAAATACCTCTGCGAGCTTGGCGAGGAGCTAGAGGTCGATATCAGCGACTATACCTTCGCCGCAAACTACATCTGGCTATCAAACGTCAGCGGATTTTACGCGATCGTGAGCGAGTGCTTTTGTCTGTTTGCGATGAGCGGCAGTGAGCTAAGCATGCTACTTCCGCCTATCGGTAGGCTCAAAAACCTAAAAACCGCGATAGAAAAGTGCTTTGAGATAATGAATCAAAACAACAGCTCGCGGCATTTCTCGCACATCGACTACGTCGCGGAGTGTATTTTGGAGAAATTTGCCGTCTCGATCGACGAGAGTGCCAATATCTTTGACGTTTTCGAGGATTATTTGTTTGAAAAGCGGCTGGCAGACTACATTTATAAGGCCGAAAACCTGATCGAGCTAAAAGGCAACTCCTATCACACCAAGCGCACCGAGATCAATAAATTTAAAAACACATACCCAAATTTCAGCATCCAAACGCTCGCACCCGAAAAGCACAAGGACGAGATCATCGAGCTTTCAAACAAATGGGCTAAGGAACGCATGAAATACATGCCAAAAGAGCAAGCCGACGCCTTTATGGAGGGTATCTATCAAGAGCACGCCGCGATAAAACGCATGCTGGATCACTACGACAAGCTGGAGCTCATCGGCATCGTGCTTTACATCGACGGCGTGATGCAGGGCTTTACGGTCGGTGAGCGTATCAACGAGGGCGTAGCGAGCGTCATCCTGGAAAAGACGAATTTTGAGGTCTTAGGCTGCGCGCAGTTTATTTTCAGGGAATTTAGCAAAATTTTAAAGAGCGAATACGGCTGCGAATTTATAAATGTGGGCGATGATATGGGCTTTGAAAACCTAAAAAAGGTCAAGATGAGCTACCGCCCCGAGCGCCTTGATATAAAATACACGATCTTTCAAAAGTGA
- a CDS encoding GNAT family N-acetyltransferase: protein MIERANLGDASELSRLENEVFDKFNSPLSKRSFIYHARKNLLLVFRQNGEILGYILVFAYLNIPRIYSLAVSPKARCKGIGKALLAAVTAKFDTLRLEVRTDNQKAINLYESFGFKKGKILPRYYDDGCDGIEMKFSKIASK from the coding sequence ATGATAGAACGGGCAAATTTAGGCGACGCCAGCGAGCTTAGCCGCCTTGAAAATGAGGTCTTTGATAAATTCAATAGCCCACTTTCAAAGCGCAGCTTCATCTATCATGCACGCAAAAATTTGCTCCTCGTTTTTAGGCAAAACGGCGAAATTTTAGGCTACATCCTAGTCTTTGCCTATCTTAATATCCCGCGCATCTACTCGCTAGCCGTCAGCCCAAAAGCCCGCTGCAAAGGCATCGGCAAAGCCCTTTTAGCAGCCGTCACAGCTAAATTTGACACGCTTAGGCTAGAAGTGCGCACCGACAATCAAAAAGCGATAAATTTATACGAAAGCTTTGGCTTTAAGAAAGGCAAAATTTTACCAAGATACTACGACGACGGTTGCGACGGGATAGAGATGAAATTTAGCAAAATCGCCTCAAAATAA
- a CDS encoding LysE family transporter: MTVITAHFLALISPGPDFLFMVRSSLRNKRSVAIATALGIATANVLYLVLCIIGVGSVIARSLVPISVLKLLGGAFLLSAAYRALRAKREEYAFIADFETSGKVQNSFAKEFAPGLFSGLSNPKSIIFCLSLFSVVLTTNVSLALSVALGVWMSLLVFCGMRR; encoded by the coding sequence TTGACCGTCATAACAGCGCATTTTCTGGCGCTCATCAGCCCCGGACCTGATTTTTTGTTTATGGTCAGAAGCTCACTTCGAAACAAAAGATCGGTCGCCATCGCCACCGCGCTTGGTATCGCCACGGCAAACGTCCTATACTTAGTGCTTTGTATCATCGGCGTGGGCTCAGTGATCGCTCGCTCGCTTGTGCCAATAAGCGTGCTAAAACTACTTGGCGGAGCGTTTTTACTAAGCGCCGCATATCGCGCGTTAAGAGCAAAGCGCGAGGAATATGCGTTTATAGCGGACTTTGAGACTAGCGGCAAAGTGCAAAACTCGTTCGCGAAAGAATTTGCGCCGGGGCTTTTCTCGGGTCTGTCAAATCCAAAAAGTATCATCTTTTGTCTGAGCCTATTTTCGGTCGTCCTGACGACAAATGTGAGCCTCGCGTTAAGCGTCGCACTTGGAGTGTGGATGAGCCTGCTCGTATTTTGTGGGATGCGACGATAG
- a CDS encoding aminoacetone oxidase family FAD-binding enzyme, protein MIYDVLIIGGGAAGLFAAANLRGKSIAILEKNATTGKKIVASGGGRCNITNRHISAENYVGDYEFISNILKNLKFSDVLKFFNELKFSEQKQSQFFCDSGSRDVLGVLLKRARQSGAEIFYGMQVVAVSQSQNLSEIFEILTASGEKFHAKNVVVASGGASYKSLGASDIALKIASNFGLKFSPFVPALVGFTVQRSEFWFKNLSGVCFGALVRVAGRELAGDVLFTHKGISGPAMLNASLFWQRGAMNVNFAPKFDPRNLRGTKKQISTLLPLPRRFTLGFLQAIGVRDGAFDELSEAQKSEVLRLFDYGFAPAGTLGFERAEVSRGGVDTSGLSANLECKSVRGLYFIGEALDATGMLGGYNLHFAFASALTAARDINLKP, encoded by the coding sequence GTGATATACGATGTTTTGATCATCGGAGGCGGAGCGGCCGGGCTCTTTGCGGCTGCGAATTTACGTGGTAAAAGCATCGCGATCCTCGAGAAAAACGCTACCACCGGCAAAAAGATCGTCGCAAGTGGTGGCGGACGCTGCAACATCACAAACCGCCACATCAGCGCAGAAAACTACGTGGGCGATTACGAATTTATCTCAAATATCTTGAAAAATCTAAAATTTAGCGACGTGTTGAAATTTTTTAACGAGCTGAAATTTAGCGAGCAAAAGCAAAGCCAGTTTTTCTGCGATAGCGGCTCGCGTGACGTTTTGGGCGTGCTTTTAAAGCGCGCCAGACAAAGCGGGGCGGAAATTTTTTATGGCATGCAAGTGGTGGCGGTATCTCAAAGTCAAAATTTAAGCGAAATTTTCGAGATTTTGACCGCTAGCGGTGAGAAATTTCACGCTAAAAACGTCGTCGTCGCAAGTGGAGGTGCGAGCTACAAATCGCTTGGAGCAAGCGACATCGCGCTTAAAATCGCGTCAAATTTTGGGCTCAAATTTAGCCCGTTTGTCCCCGCGCTCGTGGGATTTACCGTGCAAAGAAGCGAATTTTGGTTTAAAAATCTAAGCGGCGTTTGCTTTGGCGCGCTGGTGCGCGTGGCGGGGCGCGAGCTCGCTGGCGACGTGCTTTTCACGCACAAGGGCATCAGCGGACCTGCGATGCTAAACGCCTCTCTTTTTTGGCAAAGGGGTGCGATGAACGTGAATTTTGCGCCCAAATTTGACCCGCGAAACCTGCGTGGCACGAAGAAGCAAATCTCGACGCTCTTGCCATTGCCACGGCGTTTCACGCTTGGGTTTTTGCAAGCGATCGGCGTGCGTGACGGTGCGTTTGACGAGCTTAGCGAAGCGCAAAAGAGCGAGGTCTTGCGGCTTTTTGACTACGGCTTCGCGCCAGCCGGGACGCTTGGCTTTGAGCGGGCTGAGGTCAGTCGCGGTGGGGTCGATACGAGCGGGCTTAGCGCGAATTTAGAGTGCAAAAGCGTGCGCGGGCTTTATTTCATTGGCGAGGCGCTAGACGCGACCGGGATGCTTGGCGGATACAATCTGCATTTTGCCTTTGCAAGTGCGCTCACTGCGGCACGAGATATAAATTTAAAGCCTTAG
- a CDS encoding MFS transporter, with amino-acid sequence MLKSVLPLSFIVGSRFFGIFIVLPVLSLYALNLKGANEFLIGLLIGAYAIMQMIFQVPFGTLSDKIGRKKTLTVGLCIFIVGSFICAGAQDIYTMIAGRLLQGVGAIGAVATAMISDYTKEEIRSRAMAIMGAFIGLSFALSMVLSPILSERFGLDSLFYISAALSVFCILLLYMVVPSEPIFVHHDEKVPLKKLIFQKDLMLMNVTSMMQKMLTSVAFLAIPIVLVKELGYEQAHLWRVYAVSTGFGFVAMGLGGFLGDGKGLSKGILIVGVALFIISYGVFAVSGTAGIFIVGIVIFFIGFNLHEPIMQSCATKFAKSNQKGAALGVFNSFGYFGSFMGGVIGGHILHEHDFKVLAVICIVLCAVWFVLLFRLKDPRAFKNIYFDASNAPDLRLLDGVRGIVECYKSGKNQVVKFDNTIIDEAHIRDILKA; translated from the coding sequence ATGTTAAAAAGCGTTTTGCCGTTATCATTTATAGTTGGCAGCAGATTTTTTGGTATCTTTATCGTTCTGCCGGTACTTAGCCTTTATGCGCTGAATTTAAAGGGCGCAAATGAGTTTTTGATCGGGCTTTTGATCGGTGCGTATGCGATCATGCAAATGATCTTTCAGGTGCCTTTTGGCACGCTATCTGACAAGATCGGACGCAAAAAGACCCTGACAGTAGGCCTTTGTATCTTTATCGTCGGCTCATTTATTTGTGCAGGCGCTCAGGATATCTACACGATGATAGCCGGGCGGCTGCTTCAGGGCGTGGGTGCGATAGGCGCGGTGGCTACGGCGATGATAAGCGACTATACCAAGGAGGAGATCAGGTCGCGAGCGATGGCGATCATGGGCGCTTTCATAGGGCTTAGCTTCGCACTTTCTATGGTACTAAGCCCGATCTTAAGCGAGAGATTCGGCCTCGATAGCCTGTTTTATATAAGCGCCGCTCTTAGCGTGTTTTGCATCTTGCTGCTTTATATGGTCGTGCCAAGCGAGCCTATATTCGTCCATCACGACGAGAAAGTCCCGCTTAAAAAGCTTATCTTCCAAAAAGATCTGATGCTTATGAATGTCACCAGCATGATGCAAAAGATGCTCACTAGTGTCGCATTTTTGGCAATCCCTATCGTGCTTGTCAAGGAGCTTGGCTATGAACAGGCGCATCTGTGGAGGGTCTATGCCGTAAGCACGGGTTTTGGCTTTGTGGCGATGGGGCTTGGAGGTTTTTTAGGCGATGGCAAGGGCCTTAGTAAGGGTATTTTGATCGTTGGAGTGGCGCTTTTTATCATTTCTTACGGCGTTTTTGCGGTCAGTGGCACTGCTGGCATTTTTATCGTTGGCATAGTGATATTTTTTATAGGTTTTAACCTGCACGAGCCGATAATGCAGTCTTGCGCGACGAAATTTGCCAAGTCAAATCAAAAAGGTGCGGCCCTTGGCGTGTTTAATTCGTTTGGGTATTTTGGCAGTTTCATGGGTGGGGTGATCGGCGGACACATACTTCACGAGCACGATTTCAAGGTACTGGCGGTGATTTGCATCGTGCTTTGTGCGGTGTGGTTCGTGCTACTTTTTAGGCTAAAAGATCCGCGTGCGTTTAAAAATATCTATTTTGACGCCTCAAACGCGCCTGATCTTAGGCTTCTTGACGGTGTCAGGGGTATCGTAGAGTGCTACAAATCCGGTAAAAACCAAGTCGTGAAATTTGACAACACCATAATAGACGAAGCACACATAAGAGATATCTTAAAAGCGTGA
- a CDS encoding non-canonical purine NTP pyrophosphatase — protein MKIVLATSNQGKVKEIKDFLKGYDIHALSEICEPFEIIEDGTTFQQNALIKARAIYSKICELNLQDEFITLSDDSGICVDALGGEPGIFSARFSGAGASDASNRAKLIARLKELNLSSSKAHYTACIAVASKFGEFSTHGFMHGTAIAAERGENGFGYDALFIPEGFDKTLGELDDETKLKISHRSKGLNLAKFILKNLRQKFESADLAATSRAKFKF, from the coding sequence ATGAAAATAGTTTTGGCAACGAGTAATCAAGGCAAAGTCAAAGAAATCAAAGACTTCTTAAAAGGCTACGACATCCACGCTCTAAGCGAGATCTGCGAGCCGTTTGAGATCATCGAGGACGGCACGACGTTTCAGCAAAACGCACTCATCAAGGCGCGCGCGATTTATAGCAAAATTTGCGAGCTGAATTTGCAAGACGAGTTCATCACGCTTAGCGATGACAGCGGCATTTGCGTGGATGCGCTTGGCGGCGAGCCCGGTATATTTTCGGCGCGTTTTAGCGGTGCGGGTGCGAGCGACGCCAGCAACCGAGCAAAGCTCATAGCGCGACTAAAAGAGCTGAATTTAAGCAGCTCAAAGGCCCACTACACCGCCTGTATCGCGGTCGCGTCAAAATTTGGCGAGTTTAGCACGCATGGCTTCATGCACGGCACTGCGATAGCGGCCGAGCGCGGAGAAAACGGCTTTGGCTACGATGCGCTTTTTATCCCGGAAGGCTTTGATAAGACGCTTGGCGAGCTTGACGACGAGACAAAGCTCAAAATCTCTCACCGCTCAAAGGGGCTGAATTTAGCAAAATTTATACTTAAAAATTTGCGGCAAAAATTTGAATCAGCCGACCTGGCGGCCACAAGCAGAGCCAAATTTAAATTTTGA
- a CDS encoding LysE/ArgO family amino acid transporter: protein MSEILLRGFLLGASLIIAIGAQNIFVLKQSLSKNHIFAICLTCALCDTVLLSMGVYGVGETLGRSKIFSIIIAVLGAIFLFAYGALALRSAFKAQSEINLNVQKARATLKTTLAKTLAITLLNPHVYIDTVVIVGGIAATIPASQKAFFLLGAVVASFAWFFALGYGAKAASVLFKSPKTWRILDLVTAAIMFYIGALLVKFVIENL from the coding sequence ATGAGCGAAATCTTACTACGTGGCTTTTTGCTGGGAGCTAGTCTCATCATCGCTATCGGCGCGCAAAACATATTCGTCTTAAAGCAATCTTTAAGCAAAAATCATATCTTTGCCATCTGTTTGACGTGCGCACTGTGCGACACGGTGCTACTTAGCATGGGCGTGTATGGTGTGGGCGAAACGCTTGGGCGCAGTAAAATTTTTAGCATCATCATCGCTGTTTTGGGCGCTATATTTTTGTTCGCTTACGGCGCACTCGCATTAAGATCGGCGTTCAAGGCACAGAGTGAAATAAATTTAAACGTACAAAAAGCAAGAGCCACGCTAAAAACGACGCTAGCCAAAACACTTGCCATTACGCTACTAAACCCGCACGTTTATATCGATACCGTCGTCATCGTGGGTGGTATCGCCGCGACTATCCCGGCATCGCAAAAGGCGTTTTTCCTTTTAGGCGCGGTAGTAGCGTCTTTTGCGTGGTTTTTCGCACTTGGATACGGCGCAAAGGCAGCATCTGTACTTTTTAAAAGCCCCAAAACATGGCGTATTTTAGATCTGGTGACAGCGGCGATAATGTTTTACATTGGCGCACTGCTCGTGAAATTTGTGATAGAAAATTTATAA
- a CDS encoding saccharopine dehydrogenase family protein, with the protein MANILIIGAGGVSQVATVKCAMNADVFTKITLASRTKSKCDAIAKFIKERLGVEIATAQIDADDTDAVVNLIRETGAQLLLNVALPYQDLTLMDACVRAGIAYIDTANYEHPDTAKFEYKLQWAKDADFKAAGTMALLGSGFDPGVTNVFCAYAQQNLFDEIHEIDILDCNAGDHGYAFATNFNPEINLREVSAKGRYWEREKGWIETEPMEISFKWNYPKVGVKDSYLLYHEELESLVKNIKGLRRIRFFMTFGQSYLTHMKCLENVGMLRIDEVEHNGVKIVPIQFLKTLLPDPASLGARTKGKTNIGCVIRGVKDSKERQVYIYNVCDHEACYAETGAQAVSYTTGVPAMIGAMMVAKGVWSDKGVFNMENFDAKPFMDELNKQGLPWEIIEMKPGERYEVE; encoded by the coding sequence ATGGCAAATATTTTGATAATCGGAGCGGGTGGCGTGAGTCAGGTCGCTACCGTAAAATGCGCGATGAACGCGGATGTTTTCACCAAAATCACTCTCGCAAGTCGCACAAAAAGCAAGTGCGATGCGATCGCAAAATTTATAAAAGAGCGACTTGGCGTTGAAATCGCAACCGCGCAGATCGATGCTGACGACACGGATGCAGTGGTAAATTTGATCCGCGAAACGGGCGCGCAGCTACTGCTAAACGTCGCACTGCCGTATCAAGACCTAACACTGATGGACGCGTGCGTGAGAGCAGGCATCGCCTACATCGACACCGCAAACTACGAGCACCCAGATACCGCGAAATTTGAATACAAGTTGCAATGGGCAAAGGACGCGGACTTCAAGGCGGCTGGCACTATGGCGCTGCTTGGTAGCGGGTTTGATCCAGGCGTGACAAACGTATTTTGCGCCTACGCACAGCAAAATCTCTTTGACGAGATCCACGAGATCGACATCCTAGACTGCAACGCGGGCGATCACGGCTACGCGTTTGCAACAAATTTCAACCCCGAGATTAACCTGCGCGAAGTCAGCGCAAAAGGTCGCTACTGGGAGCGTGAAAAGGGCTGGATCGAGACCGAGCCGATGGAGATTTCGTTTAAATGGAACTACCCAAAAGTGGGCGTCAAAGACAGCTACCTGCTCTATCACGAGGAGCTCGAAAGTCTCGTGAAAAACATCAAGGGGCTAAGGCGGATCCGCTTTTTTATGACATTTGGGCAGAGCTATCTCACGCACATGAAATGCCTCGAAAACGTCGGCATGCTACGCATCGACGAGGTCGAGCATAACGGTGTAAAGATAGTGCCGATCCAGTTTCTTAAAACGCTGCTGCCCGACCCTGCATCGCTGGGGGCTCGCACGAAAGGCAAAACCAATATAGGCTGCGTGATCCGCGGTGTAAAAGACAGCAAAGAGAGACAAGTGTATATCTACAACGTTTGCGACCACGAAGCGTGTTACGCCGAAACGGGCGCGCAGGCGGTGAGCTACACGACGGGCGTGCCTGCGATGATCGGAGCGATGATGGTTGCAAAGGGCGTGTGGAGCGACAAAGGCGTGTTTAATATGGAGAATTTTGACGCGAAGCCGTTTATGGACGAGCTAAATAAACAGGGCTTACCGTGGGAGATCATCGAGATGAAGCCGGGGGAGAGGTATGAGGTGGAGTAA
- a CDS encoding HlyD family secretion protein: MSVNFKILCLCLLLAGCGNGNESEYFSGYLEGDYRYLAPSTSGRIVKINVKEGQHVKVGELLFELENTAQTANLSAANENLNALKAELADLNLGKREQELETIRAQIAEAKSGLWVAEQNYKRAVTLKKQSSISQKEFDTAKAEFNRQNALVKQLGASLEVANLPARINQIKSLEAKIKAAEANVQSCEYELSKTRLAANESGLIERVFYKEGEWASNAHPVLSLLPPNELKVRFFVPVSVLPTLKEGQKVELSCQNCPKFSATISHVATQPEYTPPVIYTQNQQNTLTYRIEAVPDEPSEFLHPSQPVEVRLR, encoded by the coding sequence ATGAGCGTAAATTTTAAAATTTTATGCCTGTGCTTGCTGCTTGCAGGCTGCGGAAACGGAAATGAAAGCGAGTATTTTAGCGGCTATTTGGAGGGCGATTATCGGTACTTAGCGCCCTCCACCAGCGGCCGTATCGTAAAAATAAACGTCAAAGAGGGCCAGCACGTAAAGGTGGGCGAGCTGCTTTTCGAGCTCGAAAACACCGCACAAACAGCAAATCTAAGCGCCGCAAATGAAAATTTAAACGCGCTAAAAGCCGAGCTCGCCGACCTAAATTTAGGCAAGCGCGAGCAGGAGCTAGAGACGATCCGTGCGCAGATCGCCGAGGCAAAAAGCGGGCTTTGGGTGGCGGAGCAAAACTACAAAAGAGCCGTCACGTTAAAAAAGCAAAGCTCCATCTCGCAAAAAGAATTTGACACCGCAAAGGCGGAATTCAACCGCCAAAACGCGCTCGTAAAACAGCTCGGCGCAAGCCTTGAAGTGGCAAATTTACCTGCGCGTATCAATCAAATAAAAAGCCTCGAAGCAAAGATAAAAGCTGCCGAGGCTAACGTGCAAAGCTGCGAATACGAGCTTAGCAAAACGAGGCTCGCCGCTAATGAGAGCGGGCTAATAGAGCGCGTGTTTTACAAAGAGGGCGAGTGGGCGAGCAACGCCCATCCCGTACTCTCGCTGCTACCGCCAAATGAGCTAAAAGTCAGGTTTTTCGTGCCAGTCTCGGTGCTGCCTACACTAAAAGAGGGGCAAAAAGTGGAGCTTTCTTGCCAAAACTGCCCGAAATTTAGCGCCACCATCAGTCACGTCGCCACCCAGCCCGAATACACCCCGCCGGTCATCTACACCCAAAACCAGCAAAATACGCTGACATACCGCATCGAGGCTGTACCGGACGAGCCAAGCGAGTTTTTACACCCTTCTCAGCCGGTCGAAGTTAGGTTAAGATGA
- a CDS encoding ABC transporter ATP-binding protein produces the protein MKEMLHYIASTQPTQPTQPTQPTQPTQPTQPTQPTQPTQPTQPRERTQISDEFAIDVRGLSKRFGKRIIIDNVDICVKKGSVCGFLGPNGSGKTTTIRMLCGLLSADGGEGQCLGFDFRRDSELIRLNTGYMTQKFGWYDDLTVRQNLEFITRLFGMADIKGAVSEILEQMGLEKRANQLAGALSGGWKQRLALAMCLIHRPKLLLLDEPTAGVDPKARREFWDIIHRLANGGITVLVSTHYMDEAERCVELIYIAYGKILARGSEEEIIASSELDVWELSGKDAAKFANLLKNEPYAKDISVFGSSYHIVANDADGLQKAMADFNATGLNLRRIKTSLEDVFMHLLSASSDGRY, from the coding sequence ATGAAAGAGATGTTACATTACATCGCATCGACCCAGCCGACCCAGCCGACCCAGCCGACCCAGCCGACCCAGCCGACCCAGCCGACCCAGCCGACCCAGCCGACCCAGCCGACCCAGCCGACCCAGCCGAGAGAGCGCACTCAAATTTCAGACGAATTTGCGATCGATGTTAGAGGACTGTCAAAGAGATTTGGCAAACGTATCATAATCGACAACGTCGATATCTGCGTGAAAAAGGGCTCGGTCTGCGGCTTTTTAGGGCCAAACGGCAGTGGCAAGACGACCACGATCAGGATGCTTTGCGGGCTTTTGAGCGCAGATGGCGGCGAGGGGCAGTGTCTTGGCTTTGACTTTCGGCGAGACTCCGAGCTCATCCGCCTAAACACGGGCTACATGACGCAAAAATTTGGCTGGTACGACGACCTGACCGTCAGGCAAAATCTAGAATTTATCACGCGGCTCTTTGGCATGGCTGACATCAAGGGCGCGGTGAGCGAAATTTTAGAGCAAATGGGACTGGAAAAAAGAGCAAACCAGCTTGCAGGCGCACTTTCAGGCGGCTGGAAGCAGCGGCTTGCCCTTGCTATGTGTCTCATCCACAGACCAAAGCTACTACTGCTTGACGAGCCCACGGCGGGCGTGGATCCAAAGGCCAGGCGCGAGTTTTGGGACATCATACATCGCCTGGCAAACGGCGGCATCACGGTGCTGGTTTCGACGCACTACATGGACGAGGCCGAGCGCTGCGTCGAGCTCATCTACATCGCTTACGGCAAAATTTTAGCCAGGGGCAGCGAGGAGGAGATCATAGCAAGTAGTGAGCTTGACGTCTGGGAGCTTAGCGGCAAGGACGCGGCAAAATTTGCAAATTTGCTGAAAAACGAGCCTTATGCGAAGGACATCTCGGTCTTTGGCAGTAGCTATCACATCGTGGCAAACGACGCTGACGGGCTACAAAAAGCGATGGCGGATTTTAACGCAACGGGGCTAAATTTACGCAGGATAAAAACCAGCCTCGAAGACGTTTTCATGCATCTTTTGAGCGCCAGTAGCGACGGTAGGTACTAG
- a CDS encoding ABC transporter permease, which produces MKAFSLSRTAAMIKKEFRQILRDKGTLAMIVAMPLLLMLLFGYAINTNPRHMPTALITSGGGELVRSMTKALENTQYFALKYIGADEGYAQNLMKMGAVQFIVYFPPNLERALMRDERPRLLISIDGADPSASAQVAQALDIALAQALARDKFNSAASQSADKGEFELIVHTRYNPELLTRYQIVPGLVGILLTLTTILLTSISMTREYERGTMENLLATPLRPLEVMTGKILPYLFIAYGQIYAIFLIARYLFGLPPIADWGSLFVAATLLMLANLGVGFTFSTLAKNQLQAMQMTYFFFMPSLLLSGFMFPFYGMPLWAQALGEIFPLTHFLRIIRGIWLKNASAMEFSYDIAAIFAFLCASTAISLWRYKRTLD; this is translated from the coding sequence ATGAAGGCGTTTTCACTCTCACGCACCGCAGCGATGATAAAAAAGGAATTTCGCCAAATTTTACGAGACAAAGGCACTCTGGCGATGATAGTGGCGATGCCGCTGCTGCTAATGCTACTCTTTGGCTACGCGATAAATACAAACCCGCGCCACATGCCGACCGCGCTCATCACAAGCGGCGGCGGCGAGCTCGTGCGCTCGATGACGAAAGCGCTTGAAAACACGCAGTATTTCGCACTAAAATACATCGGCGCCGACGAAGGATACGCGCAAAATTTGATGAAAATGGGCGCGGTGCAGTTTATCGTCTATTTCCCGCCAAATTTAGAGCGCGCGCTCATGCGAGACGAGCGTCCAAGACTACTCATCAGCATCGACGGAGCCGACCCCTCCGCCTCGGCACAGGTCGCGCAGGCGCTAGACATCGCGCTCGCTCAGGCTCTAGCGAGGGATAAATTTAACTCGGCCGCGAGCCAAAGTGCAGATAAGGGCGAATTCGAGCTAATCGTGCATACGCGCTACAACCCGGAGCTACTAACGCGCTATCAGATCGTGCCCGGGCTTGTAGGCATACTGCTCACACTCACGACTATCTTGCTCACCTCGATCTCGATGACCAGGGAGTATGAGCGCGGCACGATGGAAAATCTCCTCGCCACGCCGCTACGCCCGCTTGAAGTGATGACTGGCAAAATTTTACCCTATCTTTTTATCGCTTACGGGCAAATTTACGCGATATTTCTCATCGCCAGATACCTTTTCGGACTGCCGCCTATCGCGGACTGGGGCTCGCTTTTCGTCGCTGCGACGCTGCTGATGCTCGCAAATCTTGGCGTTGGCTTCACATTTAGCACGCTCGCGAAAAATCAGCTCCAAGCCATGCAGATGACTTATTTTTTCTTTATGCCTTCGCTTTTGCTTTCGGGATTTATGTTTCCGTTTTACGGCATGCCGCTTTGGGCGCAGGCGCTTGGCGAAATTTTTCCGCTCACGCATTTTTTACGTATCATTCGCGGTATCTGGCTCAAAAACGCCTCCGCGATGGAATTTAGCTACGACATCGCGGCGATTTTCGCCTTTTTGTGCGCCAGCACGGCTATCTCGCTTTGGAGATACAAAAGGACGCTGGATTGA